The DNA segment GAAAAATTTGATTCTGAAGGAAGAACATTAATTACTGAATATGAAAACTTTTCGCTTTTTAATATATATTTTCCTAACGGTAAAGCAAGACAGGAAAGATTGGAATATAAAATGGATTTTTACTATTATTTATTGGAATTTTTAGAAGATTATAAAAAGAAACAACCTAATATTATTATTTGTGGTGATGTAAATACTGCACATAAAGAAATAGATCTTGCAAGGCCAAAGGAAAATGAAAATGTATCTGGATTTTTGCTTATAGAAAGAGAATGGATTGATAAACTTTTAAATAGTGGTTTTATAGATACATTTAGAATGTTTAATCAAGAGCCAAATAATTATACATGGTGGGATTATAAAACTAGAGCAAGAGAAAGGAATGTTGGATGGAGAATAGATTATTTCTTTATAAGTACTCCTTTGGAAAATAAAATTAAAGATGCTTTTATTCTTTCAGATGTAATGGGATCAGACCACTGCCCTATTGGAATTGAAATTGATATTTGATTTAAAACAAAAGCCCTCCATTCGGAAGGCTTTTATTATATTTTAAATATTTCCATTAATTTCTCATCTAAAGTAGCGCTAATAATATTGTTTTTTATTAATATGTCATAAAAATTATACACTTTATCTTCAAGTTCTTTTCCAGATATATATTTAAATGTTACTCTTTCAATAAATTTCTCCACGTTTTTTATTGGTGCCCTCATCATATCAAATGAAAGTTTTGCTGCTTCTTTCTTATTGCTATTTACCCATTCTATTGCAGCTTTTAATTCTTCTAAGACAATCTTTACAATTTCTGGATATTCTCTAACTAATTCTCCTTTAAATACAACCCCTGCATTTGGTAATAATCCAAATCCTTCGTTTATTTCATTCCATATTTTTCCATATGATAGTTCTGAATAAGTTATATTGCTTTCTTCTAATGCTTTTATCACAAATCCTGCTTCTGGTTCTCTTAATAAGACTGTATCTACTTTACCAGATAGAAAATCCATCATTATTTGTTTAGGTCTACCAAATGGATTTCCATAAGTAAATTCAAAATCTTTTATATTGAGACCCTTTGCCTCTATTAAATATCTGGTTATTTTAGCTGGTGGTGCATCTTCAAAAAGTGGTATATGTATTTTTCTTCCTTTTAAATCCTCAAGAGATTTTGCTATATAACCTCTTGTTAATATCGTAAAGTTATCCCAAACAAAAACAACAGGCATTTTCACATCCATATCTTTCAACTTCGAAGCAGTTATTAATGCTGAAAAGCTTATATCTGCTTTTTTATTTATTATCCATCCAAGATGCTTTTCTGTTTCTTCCCATATTTTTAACTCTTTTATATTTACAACTTGTTTTAATTTTTTTGATTGTAATAATCTCATGATTATAGGATATCCTACAGGAGTTGCAGATTGTATTGTTATTGTTGGCTTATCAGAATAATTATAATTATTAATATCATTTTCAATTCTGCGTGTAAAATATACTTTTACTTCATATGGATTAATTTCTTTAACTTCAGCATCAAATCCCATTCCATCTAGCATATTTATTAAAGGGGTTGGAACAAAAGTTTGAACTAATATAAAACCTTCACCTGGATCTAATGAATAAGCTTTTTTTATAATTATATCAAATGGATCCTGTTGCATCTTTCTTACATCAAGAATTTCATAATCTTTATTGTTTTTTAATTTTGAAGGTTTATTATAGACAGAAATTCTTGTTTTATATGGATTAATTTTATTTAGATTATATAGGAATTTATGAGATTCTATTACTTTTATTATTGGTTCAGGGTCTATTTCTCCCTCAAAAACTAATGATTTTCCAGGTTTTAAATTTTCTATTTGATTAACGATTAAAGTTAAAGTTTCAACCTCATATTTTTGAATTTTCATAATCGTTTCAGGTTCTTCCCATGCGATTTCGGTGCTGTTGTATTCTGGTTTCGTGTCTTTTATACATTCGGGAAATAATTTATATAATTCTTTTTCTAATCCTAATTCTTTATTTATAGCATGTAATATCTCGCATAAAGAAACGCCTGCCATTTTAGCAGCATTTTTGAATGTAGCATATTTTGCAATGGTATTCCACATTACAGGATTTTGCATTGTCTTAAATTTTGGTGATATTTTTAATAAAACCTTTTTTAAATGTGGATATTTTTCTAATGTTTCCCTGATTTTTGAATCTCCAGTAATTGGTTCACTTTTTTTTGAAAAGATAGCTTTAGTTGGACAAATATTCATTGCTCTCTGACTATTGCTTAATTCTGTTTTATTTTCAGGTTGTTTAAAAACTATAGCTTTCCCATTCTCTATTTTAAAATTTTCTGGAGCA comes from the Marinitoga sp. 1197 genome and includes:
- the xth gene encoding exodeoxyribonuclease III, producing the protein MKIISWNVNGIRAAIKKGFIDFLDSEDPDILCVQETKARKEQLTKKFLNYGSWKKYFVSAEKKGYSGVATFTKIEPKNILKGFGIEKFDSEGRTLITEYENFSLFNIYFPNGKARQERLEYKMDFYYYLLEFLEDYKKKQPNIIICGDVNTAHKEIDLARPKENENVSGFLLIEREWIDKLLNSGFIDTFRMFNQEPNNYTWWDYKTRARERNVGWRIDYFFISTPLENKIKDAFILSDVMGSDHCPIGIEIDI
- a CDS encoding DUF1858 domain-containing protein, with protein sequence MEKFNVEKEKCIACKACVRTAPENFKIENGKAIVFKQPENKTELSNSQRAMNICPTKAIFSKKSEPITGDSKIRETLEKYPHLKKVLLKISPKFKTMQNPVMWNTIAKYATFKNAAKMAGVSLCEILHAINKELGLEKELYKLFPECIKDTKPEYNSTEIAWEEPETIMKIQKYEVETLTLIVNQIENLKPGKSLVFEGEIDPEPIIKVIESHKFLYNLNKINPYKTRISVYNKPSKLKNNKDYEILDVRKMQQDPFDIIIKKAYSLDPGEGFILVQTFVPTPLINMLDGMGFDAEVKEINPYEVKVYFTRRIENDINNYNYSDKPTITIQSATPVGYPIIMRLLQSKKLKQVVNIKELKIWEETEKHLGWIINKKADISFSALITASKLKDMDVKMPVVFVWDNFTILTRGYIAKSLEDLKGRKIHIPLFEDAPPAKITRYLIEAKGLNIKDFEFTYGNPFGRPKQIMMDFLSGKVDTVLLREPEAGFVIKALEESNITYSELSYGKIWNEINEGFGLLPNAGVVFKGELVREYPEIVKIVLEELKAAIEWVNSNKKEAAKLSFDMMRAPIKNVEKFIERVTFKYISGKELEDKVYNFYDILIKNNIISATLDEKLMEIFKI